The stretch of DNA CCCTAGGAAAGGaaggcctccctccctctctttgtgATATGAACACGGGGCTGTGCCCCAGGTCCAAACACTTCCCTGGCAGGAAGCAAAGAGACAACTCAAAATACTGGCATGGGTTTGAGAAAGCAAACACTGGGTCACTAAATCCTTCTGCAACCAAACTAGTTTCCAAGCCATTGTTTTTGGCAAAGTTCAAGGATTACTGGAATTGTCACCTGAAATTGTCAACTGAAACGACCAAAAATTTTTCACAATGGAAGTTTGGCATAAAACTTGTCAGGAGTTCAAAGAATACAAAGACATCACAGTAACAAAATTCTGTGTCTTCCAATCTATTTGTTAATGTGAAGTAGGTTTCtcaatactttaatttttttgagacggagtctcgctcttgtttccaggctggagtgcgatggcgcaatcttggctcactgcaacctccgcctcccaggttcaagtgattcacctgcctcagcctcttgagtagctgggattacaaacgcccatcaccaagcccggctaatttttgtatttttagtagagacggggtttcaccatgttgctgcccaggctggtcttgaactcctgacctcaggtgatccgcctgctccgcctcccaaagtgctgggattacaggcgtgagccaccacccctggcctcaacactttaaaaaagaaaaaaaagtgcagatgtagtggctcgtgcctgtaatcccagcaccctgggaggccaggagttcaagagcagtctaggcaacatagcaagaacccatctctacataaaaattaagaaattagccgggtgtggtagtgcatgcctttagtcccagctcctcaagaagctgaggtgggaggttcgcttgagtccaggagttcaaggctgcagtgagccatgatcgtgccactccaagtctaggcaacagagcaagatcttatctctaaaaaaagaaaaaacagaaaaggattgAATGGGAGAAACGAGTTGATTGTTAGGGATTGGACCCAGCTCCAATTATGTCAGCAAGAGGTACATTTCTGGTAGAATTTTGCTCTTGGTGTACCAAAACTATCAAATAGCTCagcaggggctgggcgtggtggttcacacctgtaatcccagcactttgggacaccaaagcgggcggatcacttgaggtcaggagttcaagaccagccctggccaacatggtgagaccttatctctactaaaaatacaataattagctgggtgtggtggtgcatgctggtagtcccagccactcgggtggatgaggcaagagaatcacttgaacccagaaggcaggggttgcagtgagccacgatcacaccactgcactccagtctgggcgacagagcaagactctgtctcaacaaacaaaccaacccaaaaagctcagccgggtgtggtggctcacacctataattccagcactctgggaggccaaggtgggaggatcgcttgaaccccggagttCGAGATAGatgtctgggcaacatagggaaactgcgtctctataaaaagttaaaaattagccagccatggtggtgcatgcctgtagtcccagctacttaggaggctgaggtgggagaatcacttgagcctggaaggttgaggctgaagtgagttgtgattgcaccactgcactccagcctgggtgacagaatgagcccctgtctccaaaaaaataaaataaaataagcttgaTGTATTTACATTTTGCTCAGTTACATGctagtaataattataacaataattcAACCCggaaaaacattgtttttaacaATGAAAGATTTATAATCACAGGAAATAAAACCAATACAATGTTAAAGGTGTGTCACTTCTACCTCCAAACATATTTTCAGGGAAGTAAGCCTAAGTTTAAAGCAATGGGTCCAATTGTTAGTCTGAAAAAAAGATACTGCGTGCCATTTTCTGGGTGTTTCCAGATTTTGTAGACACTCGGTGGTGTCTTTATTGTACTGTGTTATTTTATACTAAGAATTGCACTTATAGCTTTAAACTTTGAGGTACTTCCCCAGAAAACATACTGAGCATATTATTTGAAACTGTAACTAACACACTGTTTAAAAAGCACTGAATACTGGGTTTCCTAACTTTGCAAACACACTGCGTAAATATATTTTGGTTGTATAAATATACAATAGGGTAGGCAAAAAAGGCTTTCAAACACACAGCTATATCATGTTAGCATAAATTTCTGTGGGGGACGTGGATGGAAATAAGAGAAGACTCAAAATTCCCAACTGCTTAAAGTGAGTCCCaggatatatttaaaaagtgagtcgggcatggtggcacatgcctgtaatctcagcactttgggaagctgaagtgggaggatcgcttgagcccaggagtttgagactaccctggacaacatagtaagaccccatctctacaaaaaaaaaaataaaaaaccagctgggcatgcAGGTGCATgctctgtagccccagctactcaggaagctgagatgggaggatcgcctaAGCCCGGtgtctgaggctacagtgagcagcagagcaagactctatctctttaaaaaaaaaatacattaaatatggccaggcacggtaactcacacctgtaatcctactttgggaggccaaggtgggcagatcacttgaggtcaggagtttgagaccagcctggccaacatggtgaaaccccgtctctactaagaatacaaaaattagccagaaatcgggaggcggaggttgcagtgagccaagattgtgccattgcactccagtctgggcaatagagcaagactcagtctcaaaaaatacattaaagccaggcgcggtggttcacacctataatcccagcactttgggagtctaaggtgggcggatcacctgaggtcaggattttgagaccagcctggccaacatggcgaaaccctgtctctactaaaaacataaaaattagccgggcatgtgcctgtaatcccagctactcaggaggctgaggcaggagaatcacttgaacccaggaggcggaagttgcagtgagctgagattgcaccactgtaccccagcatgggcaacagagtgaggctctgtctgaaaaagaaaaaaaaaaaattaataaataacaaatggTTTACACGGTGAACTTGGCCCAGGCCCTGGAGGCTTCCTGTATGTTGTTCTCCTTCCAGGTCCCTGCAGCCCTGGCCCTCTGGCCCAGTTGCAGAGCCGCCAGCGCGACTACAAGCTGGCTGCCCTCCACGCCAAGCAGCAGGGAGATACCACTGCTGCCGCTAGACACTTCCGCGTGGCTAAGGTGCGTCCAGCCTGACGGACAGGACTGGAGGGATGGGGCAGGATGCTTCCCACGTGGCCTGGTGGCAAAGCACCCAAATTTGCATCCTAGCCTGGTCACTCCCTAGCCATAGTTTGCTGTAagtcttggagcctcagtttaccccctctgtgaaatgggcacGTGTGTTGGAAGAGGATTAAGCAAGATGGCACAAATGGAAGGGAGGGAGCTAGAAGTCCTCAGTGGCATGGAAGGGCCCGGAGGCTCCCCACGGGGTCCCAGCTCCCAACTGCACCTCTTCTTCtaatctcctcttccttctcccagaGCTTTGATGCTGTCTTGGAGGCCCTGAGCCGGGGTGAGCCCGTGGACCTCTCCTGCCTGCCCCCTCCACCTGGTGAGGACCCTGCCATGCCCACTCTCTGGGATGGTTTCAGGCATACACTAAGTTCTCCTTGATGCTGCCACCCCTGTTGGTCAGGCCCAGAGACCACCCTCAGGCCAGACCAGCTTGTGGGGGGTGCAGCTAACAAGCCCCTCATTGCCCTGGACCTCTCTGTCCCCAGACCAGCTGCCCCCAGACCCACCGTCACCACCGTCGCAGCCTCTGACCCCCGCTACGGCGCCCTCCACACCAGGTAGGTTCTGGGACCCTCTGGGGTTGGGGGCAGGCTGGAGCCAGACTGTCTACCCATCCGTTGACTCTTAACCTTGTCCCCCTGTCCGGCCCAGAGGTGCCCCCACCCCCGAGGACCCTGCTGGAGGCGCTGGAGCAGCGGATGGAGCGGTACCAGGTGGCCGCAGCCCAGGCCAAGAGCAAGGGGGACCAGCGGAAAGCTCGAATGCACGAGCGCATCGTCAAGGTGCCCTGGGGGTTCCGAGGGAGGTGGGGCGAGTGGGCAGCCCGGGAGCCCTCCCACAGGCAGCCCTAACACCTGTGGCCCTCGCAGCAATACCAAGATGCCATCCGAGCCCACAAGGCTGGCCGAGCCGTGGATGTCGCTGAATTGCCCGTGCCCCCAGGTAGGCCTTGCCCCTGTAGGCCTCGCCCCAGTAGGCCCCGCCCCCGTAGGCCCCGCCCCCAGAGGCCCCGCCGCTGGCAGGCTGTGCCCCAAGCTCCTGTTCCTCCAGCCTCTGAGCCTTGGCAGATGCTATTACTCCCCATAGCATAGGCTCAGGGAGCTGAATACAACATATTCAAGGGTTTTGTAAACTTGTTAATCAGTGGGAGCTTGACATTGGACATGATGTGTCTGCACCGTAGAAATTGGCAAACCGGCTGGACGaggtggtcatgcctgtaatcccagcactttgggaggctgaggtgggaaaatcacttgaggccaggagttcaagaccagcttgggcaacgtggcaagaccCCGTggctacaagaaatttaaaaattagcctggtgtggtggtgcacacctgcagtcccactccagatcatgccactgtactccagcctgggcaacagagcgagatcctgtctcaaaaaaaataataataataaattaaaaaaaaataaaggcccAAGACTCTGTAGGTGGGAGAGGAATCTGCATCTCCACCATAATGGTGTGAGTTGGTCTCCATCCTGACACACAATAACCAGGCCTCGACTGGCCACCCAGGCTTCCCCCCAATCCAGGGCCTGGAGGCCACCAAGCCCACCCAGCAGAATCTGGTGGGCGTCCTGGAGACTGCCATGAAGCTGGCCAACCAGGATGAAGGCCCAGAGGATGAAGAGGATGAGGTGCCTAAAAAGGTTTGAGggttggggccgggcgcagtggctcacacctgtagtcccagcactttgggaatccaagatgggaggatcgcttgaggccaggagtttgagaccatcctgggccacatagtgagacccccgtctctacaaaaaaatttttaaaaattagccaggcatggtgggactcacctgtagtccctgctacttgggagactgaggtgggaggatcacctgaactaaggagttcaaggctgcagtgagccatggtcatgccactgtactccagtctgggtgacagagcaagacctcatctccaagataatttaaaaaaaaaaaagtgtttggtgagaattgcttgaaccgggaggcaggggttgcagtgagccaagatcatgctactgcactccagcctggacgatacagtgagactctgtctcaaaaaaaaaaaaaaaaaaagtgtttggggCCAGGGGCTTTGAGTGAGGCAGGGGAGTAGCAAAGTCCTGGGAGCCCACTAAATGACCAGTTGTCAGCATCAGACCCTGATCCTGGGGGACCGGACCCATCACAGGCGCTACGAAATCTCTAacatcctctctcttcctctacaGCAGAACAGCCCTGTGGCCCCAACAGCCCAGCCCAAAGCCCCACCCTCAAGAGCTCCCCAGTCGGGATCAGCCCCAGCAGCCAAAGCGCCCCCCAAAGCCACATCCACCAGAGGTAAGTTTGCCCTCCCCGCCCCAGCTGCCTGTTGCCTGGCTGTGGCCTGGGCAGCACCCATAGCCGCGCCTATGCCCACAGCCCAGCAGCAGCTGGCCTTCCTAGAGGGCCGCAAGAAGCAGCTCCTGCAGGCCGCACTGCGAGCCAAGCAGAAAAACGACGTGGAGGGTGCCAAGATGCACCTGCGCCAGGCCAAGGGACTGGAGCCTATGCTGGAGGCCTCGCGCAATGGGCTGCCTGTGGACATCACCAAGGTGAACCTTCTGGGCTTGCAGGAACTGCCCAGGCACCCACTTGTCAGGCTCCTGCCCCTTAGCAGCCACGTGAACTagaagtgtattagtcagggtccagctgctgtaacaaataggTCCTCCTAAGACAGTGGCTGAAAGGAGACAGACATTTATTATGTTTCTTGCATGTACCACCCAGGGCAGTCTGAGCTCTGCAAATGGGAAGTCCTCCAGGGCCTGAGTTTCTTCCACCTTATTGCTTTGCTGCACCCGAGGGGGTTGTCCTTGTCCACATGATCCAAGTGGATCCTGTCAGAAGGATtagagaaagaggcagagctAGTAGTCCCTTTTAAAGGAAGTGACATCACTATTGCTTGcctcccattggccagaactaaGTAACATGGCCACATTTAGCCACAGAGGAGGCTGGGACATGTAGTCTCTTGTTGGTGCACTGTGTGACCAGCCTGAGCTCCATTActagggaaggggaggggatcaGATTTGGGGAGACACTTAGATTCTGCCACTTTGGACAGgaccattcctttttctctgagcATCATTTTTCTCAGAGAAGTGGGGATGGCCACCCCCACCTCAAAGAAAGACAGCCAGGATTCCTCATGTGATAGAATAGTACTCATAATAGGAAACATTTGAGGAGCTTGAACTGGGTGCCCAGCAAAGGCCACCCAGTTTAAGGGAGTGACATCACTTTTGCTTGCCTCCCATTGGCCCAAACAGTCACATGGCTACATTTAGCCCCAGAGGAGCCTGGGACATGTAGTCTTTGCTGGGCACTGGAGACATGGCCTTgagcaaaaaaggcaaaaatccaAACTCTCTCTGgacatggtgggtcacacctgtaattccagctacttgggaggctggggtgggaggatcgcttgaggccaggagctcaaagccagcctgggaaacacagtgggACTCACTGTCATGGAGTGGATGTTCTAACTGAGAGACCAcaagaaacacacaaataaatacagCACCTTATCATGGCCCATGAAGCCTGCACCATCTGCCCCATCACCTCCCTTGCCTGGTCTCtttcttgttttggttttgttttgttttgttttgttttgttttgttttgagacggagtctcaccctgtcatccaggctggaatgcagtggcacgatctcagctcactgcaacctctacctcccaggctcaagcgattctcctgccttagcctcccaagtagctggaactacaggcacacgccaccatgcccggctaatttttatatttttagtagagatggggtttcactatgttggccaggctgggcttgaactcctgacctcaggcgatccacctgcctcgacctcccaaagtgctgagattacaggcatgagccactgtgcccggcctgccccTTCTCTTTCACCCGCCCCCTCGCTCACTCTTCCCCTTGCTGTCTGGTAGCCTCAAACACCAGGCACTCTgcaacctcagggcctttgcacatgcagtTCCCGCTGCCTGAATGCTTTTCCCACAGACACCTGTGTGgttcactttctcccatcattaGGTGTCTGCTCAGACATCAGCATCTCCAGGAGGCCTACCCTGACCTGTCTAAAATCCCTCCCTGTCACCCAGATCCCTCTGCTCCTCCTCCCAACTCTGCCTCTCCCTGTGGCATGTATCACCTTCTACTCTCTCATAtgatttacttatttcttctgATTATTGCCCATCTCCCCCAAGAGAATGTCagccccatgagggcagggattttgttCTCTCTTCTTCATCCTTGTGTCCCCAGCCCCAGAGCAGAGCCTAGCGCACAGTTGGGGCTCCATACGTGatttctcaaactcttgagctcaagcaatccacccgcctcggcctcccaaagttctgggattatagacatgagccactgcacccggcaccaTACATGATTTCTGGGGTGACTGAAGGATGCCCTTGTTAAGTGGGACAATGGAAGGATCAAGAAGAAAGaacagaggccgggcatggtctttcatgcctgtaatcccagcaattaaggaggccaaggccagcggatcacttgaggtcaggagttcgagaccagtctggccaacatggtgaaaccctgtctctactaaaaatacaaaaattagccaggtgtggtggcaggcgcccgtaattccagctactcaggaggccgaggcaggagaatcacttgaaccggggaggcggaggttgcagtgagccgagatcccgccattgcactccagcctgggcaacagagcgagactccatctcaaaaaaaaaaaaaagaccagagaAGGGTGACAGAGCCGTGGTCAGGGAATGCCCCTCGTCAAGGAAGAACGACATTTCTGCAGAGCCCTAGGTGGGCCTGCTTGTCCCCCTTACCCCCGCCACCAGCCTCGTCCTCCCCAGGTGCCACCCACCCCTGTCAACAAGGACGACTTTGCCCTGGTCCAGCGGCCCGGCCCGGGTCTGTCTCAGGAGGCCGCCCGGCGCTATGGTGAACTCACCAAGCTCATACGGCAGCAGCATGAGGTGAGGGGGAGGCCCCCAGCCCGTCCCCCAGGGGCGTGaccctccttcccctctcttcccttccctcgaCTCACTGCCTTCTGTTTCCCCAGATGTGCCTGAACCACTCAAACCAATTCACCCAGCTGGGCAACATCACTGAAACCACCAAGTAAGTGCCCTGACCTGTGCCAGACACTtgcacccccagccacccatccCCAGGGCCAGGGACATGAGCAGGGCCCTCCCACCGGCAGGTTTGAAAAGTTGGCAGAGGACTGTAAGCGGAGCATGGACATTCTGAAGCAAGCCTTCGCCCGGGGTCTCCCCACGCCCACCGCCCGCTTTGAGCAAAGGACCTTCAGCGTCATCAAGTAAGGCTCCTGATCTACGCCCCACCATGTGGCCCCAGTGGCCCTTTGGTGGCTCTGGGGCGGGTTGTGCTCCCCAGAAGCTGGCACAAGATTTACATCTGGAAGAAATTTTGGATAGGTGGAAGAGCACAGAGCATGCAAAGGCTCTGGGGCAGGCATGAGATACAAGTGAAGGATGGTGAGGGTGCAGTCACAGTGACACATTTGGGAAAGATCTAGAGAGTGCAAAGGTGTATCTTGTCCCAGGGCCTGGGTGAGTCCACGGGGGACCAGAGATGAGTTACGGCTTTGGTGGGTGTTAGTCTTGGTACTATCAAGTCTTCCCATGCCCAGAGGAGCGGGGATTGTTTtctccactttatttttatttttattttgagacagagtctcactctgttgcccaggctggagtgcaggggtgtgatctctgctcactgcaagctccacctcctggattcatgccattctcctgcctcagcctcccgagaagctgggactacagccgcccaccaccacgcctggctaattttttgtatttttagtagagacgggatttcaccgtgttagccaggatggtctcgatctcttgacctcgtgatccgcccacctcggcctcccaaagtactgggattacaggcgtgagccaccgctcccggccttttttaaaattttttttctgagacagtctcactttgtcacccaggctggagtacagtggcgcaatctcagctcacttcaacctctgcctcccaggttcaagcaattctcctgcctcagcctcccagatagctgggactgcaggtgcccaccaccatgcccagctaatttttgtatttttagtagagatggggtttcattcagttggccaggctggtgtccttaaatgatccgcctgccttggcctcccaaagtgctggggttacaggagtgagccactgcgtccggcccgtTTTCTCCACTTTCTAAATGAGGTTAGGTGCAGCCACTGGCCCTCCGGTGGTTCCCAGCTGCCCTTGGGATAACCCCCACCCCTTACCCTGGCTCCCCCATCTCCACACAGCCTGGCTCCCCGTCAcctcttctctgcctcctgtccccaCTTCACTCAGCTTTGGCCACACGGGACTCTTTTTGGTCCCTCCTACAAACCAAGTGTGTTCCTACCCCAAGCCTCTGCATCAGCTATTTCTTCCGCCTTCACCCTCTTCCTCAGGTCTCCATGTGGCAGCTCCCTCTTGACATCTAGAGTCACCTATGATGTCACCTTCCCTCTAAGAGGCCCTCCCTATCTATCCAAGCAGTCTCTTCTGAGCACActccactctcccctctctgctgagttttttattgtttttctatttatgtacTTATGCTCATCTGTCCACTCAGCTAGATTGAGCACAGGGTATGGGTATTTACTTCTAGATCCCCAGCAGCTAGGGTActgactggcacatagtaggtgctcaagaaatattgtgaaatgaggccaggcatgctggctcacgcctgtaatcccagcactttgggaggctgaggtgggtggatcacgaggtcaggagatcgagaccattctggctaacacggtgaaatcccgtctctactaaaaatacacaaaattatccgggcgtggtggtaggcgcccatagtcccagcttcttaggaagctgaggcaggagaatggcatgaacccgggaggcagagcttgcagtgagcagagatcacgctgcactccagcctgggcaacagagtgagactgtctcaaaaaaaaaaagaaatattgtgaAATGAATAGAAGGTCCCCCAGCAACTAGGACACTAGCTGGTGCTTTAGTAGGActcaaaaaatattaagtgaggccaggctgggaggccaaggcaggcggatcatttgaggtcgggagttcgagaccagcctggccaacatggtgaaaccccatctctactaaaaatataaaaattatccagcagtggtggcgggcagctgtaatcccagctactcaggaggctgaggcagaagaatctcttgaatctgggaggtggaggttgcagtgggctgaggtcgtaccattgtactccagcctgggcgacagagcaagactctgtctaaaaaaaaaaaaaaaaatatatatatatatatatatatatatatatgtatatatacacacacacacacatatatattaagtgaaaagaaGGTCCCCCAGCAGCTAGGGTACTgggtggcacatagtaggtgctcaagaaacattgggaaatgaaggaaagatcTCTCAGCAGCTAGGGCACTGGCTGATGCTTAGTAGGACTCAACAACTATTAAGTGAAGGGAATATCACCCAGCAGCTAGGgtacctagcacacagtaggtaccaAATAAATATACACAGACTGAAGAAAAGACTTGAAAGTGATCCATTGCCAACCTGAACAGAGAACTCTAGTCTGTCTGATTCTAAAATGAGCCCAGGAGCTGAAACACCCCCAAAGGCCAGGGTGGGGTTTGTTCCCTGCCCTCACTGGGGGAAGAGAAGGCAGGCGGGCAGTGGGACTGAGGTGCCTCTGTTTCCCTGCCCACCTGcctgcccacctgcccacccGGAAGGATCTTCCCTGACCTCAGCAGCAACGACATGCTCCTCTTCATCGTGAAGGGCATCAACttgcccacacccccaggtgagggGGCTGTAGGCAGGGGTCAGGGTCATGGGGAACCCCTCTCTGCCCAGCTCTGACCGTTGTTTGCCCACAGGACTGTCCCCTGGCGATCTGGATGTCTTTGTTCGGTTTGACTTCCCCTATCCCAACGTGGTACGTGGGGAGCTGAGGAGGGGAGGGCTGCAGCCTCAGTGGGCCAAAGCCGGGTCCCAGGCCCCCTAGATTTCCTGCCTCCTCTCTGGTCATAGGAAGAAGCTCAGAAAGACAAGACCAGTGTGATCAAGAACACAGACTCCCCTGGTGAGCCCCGGCTGGAAGCACCCTACCCCTACTCCCTTGCAGCAGAAGGGACATAAGACCATGGCCTGACCCCACCCAacttcctctcccttcttcctcctgcaGAGTTCAAGGAGCAGTTCAAACTCTGCATCAACCGCAGCCACCGTGGCTTCCGAAGGGCCATCCAGACCAAGGGCATCAAGTTCGAAGTGGTTCACAAGGGGTGAGCTAGAGAGAGCCATGGCCGCTGGGTGGGCTCCGGGGGAGGGGAGCTCCTCTGAACCAACCATCCTGTCCCcactatacacacatgcacacagggggCTGTTCAAGACTGACCGGGTGCTGGGGACAGCCCAGCTGAAGCTGGATGCACTGGAGACAGCATGTGAGGTCCGGGAGATCCTTGAGGTGAGAGGTGGACATTCATCCGCATGCTCCGGTATGGCCATGCCACTCGTTAACATTATTCAAACACTTCCTGCCTTGAGCCCTCTATGAGCCTGTCTGTTGACCCAGCCCCTCCCCTCAGAGCCTCAGACCTCCCTACTGCCCAGCCCTAAATACTTGCAGTACCCCGCTCCATTATGATCAACTGGTATCTCAGCCATACCATGGGCTCATATTTTAGAAACcactcttggccaggcatggtggctcatgcctgtaatcccagcactttgggaggctgaggcgggcagatcacgaggtcaggagatcgagaccatcctggctaacatggtgaaaccctgtttctactaaaatacaaaaaaattagccaggcatggtggcgggcgcctgtagtcccagctactcgggaggctgaggcaggagaatggcgtaagtaaacccgggaggcggagcttgcagtgagcccagatcgcaccactgcactccagcctggacaacagagcgagactctgtctcagaaaaaaaaaaaaaaaaaagaaaccagtctTGTTCTCCCTTGTCCTGGCCCTGGGCCTCTAGTCACTTCCtgcttcccaccaacagtttctCCTTACCCCCACCCAGGTCCTGGATGGTCGCCGGCCCACAGGGGGGCGACTGGAGGTAATGGTCCGGATTCGGGAGCCACTGACAGCCCAGCAGTTGGAGACGACGACGGAGAGGTGGCTGGTCATTGACCCTGTGCCGGCAGCTGTGCCCACAGTGAGACCCCCGACCCCCACCCATCAGCAACCCCAGGGAGGGAAGCTTGGTTCAGGGGCCCAGGACTCACAGGACTGGTTCTCTCCTCTGAAGCAGGTTGCTGGGCCCAAAGGGAAGGCCCCTCCTGTGCCTGCCCCTGCAAGGGAGTCAGGGAACAGGTAGGTATCTGGGCCAGGGCATGCTGGAGAAAACACCCAATTCCCCTCTCAGCCCCACCTGGACAGTTTCCCACCAGGCACAAATTGGACCATGTCCCTCTCCTGCTGCAAAACCTTTCTTGGCACCCCTTTTCCCAGAGGATCCAGTTTAAACTCCTTGGTTTGGTCTTTAAAACCTTTTGTGATCTGACCATTGTCAACATATCCAGgcttctctctccccactccctcctgtGGTTCATGTCCATGAATAGTTTTCACTGGCCTCTGGACTCCTGTGGGTTCCAGTGCCCTGAACACCCCTACCTAGGGTAGGGGTGTTCTTTGTTCCTCTGCCCACCTCTGATTCCTTCTTTGGATCCCAACTTGGCTgttacctcctccaggaagccctccctgaccactaG from Gorilla gorilla gorilla isolate KB3781 chromosome 20, NHGRI_mGorGor1-v2.1_pri, whole genome shotgun sequence encodes:
- the CC2D1A gene encoding coiled-coil and C2 domain-containing protein 1A isoform X9, which encodes MHKRKGPPGPPGRGAAAARQLGLLVDLSPDGLMIPEDGANDEELEAEFLALVGGQPPALEKLKGKGPLPMEAIEKMASLCMRDPDEDEEEGTDEDDLEADDDLLAELNEVLGEEQKASETPPPVAQPKPEAPHPELETTLQERLALYQTAIESARQAGDSAKMRRYDRGLKTLENLLASVQKGNAIDEADIPPPVAIGKGPASTPTYSPAPSQPAPGIASALEPRVTLEGPSATAPASSPGLAKPQMPPGPCSPGPLAQLQSRQRDYKLAALHAKQQGDTTAAARHFRVAKSFDAVLEALSRGEPVDLSCLPPPPDQLPPDPPSPPSQPLTPATAPSTPEVPPPPRTLLEALEQRMERYQVAAAQAKSKGDQRKARMHERIVKQYQDAIRAHKAGRAVDVAELPVPPGFPPIQGLEATKPTQQNLVGVLETAMKLANQDEGPEDEEDEVPKKNSPVAPTAQPKAPPSRAPQSGSAPAAKAPPKATSTRAQQQLAFLEGRKKQLLQAALRAKQKNDVEGAKMHLRQAKGLEPMLEASRNGLPVDITKVPPTPVNKDDFALVQRPGPGLSQEAARRYGELTKLIRQQHEMCLNHSNQFTQLGNITETTKFEKLAEDCKRSMDILKQAFARGLPTPTARFEQRTFSVIKIFPDLSSNDMLLFIVKGINLPTPPGLSPGDLDVFVRFDFPYPNVEEAQKDKTSVIKNTDSPEFKEQFKLCINRSHRGFRRAIQTKGIKFEVVHKGGLFKTDRVLGTAQLKLDALETACEVREILEVLDGRRPTGGRLEVMVRIREPLTAQQLETTTERWLVIDPVPAAVPTVAGPKGKAPPVPAPARESGNRSARPLHSLSVLAFDQERLERKILALRQARRPVPPEVAQQYQDIMQRSQWQRAQLEQGGVGIRREYAAQLERQLQFYTEAARRLGNDGSRDAAKEALYRRNLVESELQRLRR
- the CC2D1A gene encoding coiled-coil and C2 domain-containing protein 1A isoform X12, giving the protein MHKRKGPPGPPGRGAAAARQLGLLVDLSPDGLMIPEDGANDEELEAEFLALVGGQPPALEKLKGKGPLPMEAIEKMASLCMRDPDEDEEEGTDEDDLEADDDLLAELNEVLGEEQKASETPPPVAQPKPEAPHPELETTLQERLALYQTAIESARQAGDSAKMRRYDRGLKTLENLLASVQKGNAIDEADIPPPVAIGKGPASTPTYSPAPSQPAPGIASALEPRVTLEGPSATAPASSPGLAKPQMPPGPCSPGPLAQLQSRQRDYKLAALHAKQQGDTTAAARHFRVAKSFDAVLEALSRGEPVDLSCLPPPPDQLPPDPPSPPSQPLTPATAPSTPEVPPPPRTLLEALEQRMERYQVAAAQAKSKGDQRKARMHERIVKQYQDAIRAHKAGRAVDVAELPVPPGFPPIQGLEATKPTQQNLVGVLETAMKLANQDEGPEDEEDEQNSPVAPTAQPKAPPSRAPQSGSAPAAKAPPKATSTRAQQQLAFLEGRKKQLLQAALRAKQKNDVEGAKMHLRQAKGLEPMLEASRNGLPVDITKVPPTPVNKDDFALVQRPGPGLSQEAARRYGELTKLIRQQHEMCLNHSNQFTQLGNITETTKFEKLAEDCKRSMDILKQAFARGLPTPTARFEQRTFSVIKIFPDLSSNDMLLFIVKGINLPTPPGLSPGDLDVFVRFDFPYPNVEEAQKDKTSVIKNTDSPEFKEQFKLCINRSHRGFRRAIQTKGIKFEVVHKGGLFKTDRVLGTAQLKLDALETACEVREILEVLDGRRPTGGRLEVMVRIREPLTAQQLETTTERWLVIDPVPAAVPTVAGPKGKAPPVPAPARESGNRSARPLHSLSVLAFDQERLERKILALRQARRPVPPEVAQQYQDIMQRSQWQRAQLEQGGVGIRREYAAQLERQLQFYTEAARRLGNDGSRDAAKEALYRRNLVESELQRLRR